One stretch of Microbacterium terrae DNA includes these proteins:
- a CDS encoding SAVED domain-containing protein — MPDTAINPRDPVFVSYRHSDGIALAAELTWLLRAAGIPVWRDVDDLPPGDTDARLQQAIDEGISGAVIIITPQIADSRVVREVEAPRLLRLHRSSPQFALGIVNAIQTSTGVVDYDAPDRVLGMERPELRSVDQKSASRLGLVTMARQMLWHRIAAIRPLLSASGGELRLSLQTRNTPQVYDRTDADLDIRIRPSAHEKLPSAHGLEDFAETAQFLPDAVTRAGANGVRIEGGAHLSVSIAIGAAIPSTRVGPMTVVDGRGVHWVSSTEPQLPDEPRLRIVRESTIPSTAPAPGRPDVAAYIDLQHPRSDAAFDNYLTEHAAELVAWQHLAPTRTGLLDAADGGTIAAEAVAHIRELSMTNGNAVVHLMVRGPFGLAVLIGRLTNTLRVVAYEWTDSDAPDGTFMPPRYEPIVQLRASTPAGVIERVIVADAE, encoded by the coding sequence ATGCCCGACACCGCCATCAACCCCCGCGACCCTGTGTTCGTCTCGTATCGCCACTCGGACGGAATCGCGCTGGCAGCGGAACTCACTTGGTTGCTACGTGCGGCTGGTATTCCAGTCTGGCGGGACGTCGACGACCTCCCACCGGGTGATACTGACGCCCGCCTGCAACAGGCCATCGACGAGGGCATCTCCGGAGCCGTGATCATCATCACCCCGCAAATCGCTGACAGCCGAGTCGTCCGAGAAGTCGAGGCCCCCCGGCTCCTCCGCCTTCACCGGTCCTCGCCCCAATTCGCGTTGGGAATCGTGAATGCCATACAGACCTCCACCGGCGTCGTTGATTACGACGCCCCAGATCGTGTCCTCGGGATGGAGCGCCCTGAGCTCAGGAGCGTTGATCAGAAGAGCGCGAGCCGGCTGGGGCTAGTGACGATGGCCCGGCAGATGTTGTGGCACCGAATCGCAGCGATCCGGCCGCTACTTTCCGCGAGCGGTGGTGAGCTGCGGCTATCGCTCCAGACCAGAAACACGCCGCAGGTGTATGACCGCACCGACGCTGATCTCGACATCCGGATCCGCCCCTCCGCGCACGAGAAGCTTCCAAGTGCACATGGACTAGAGGACTTCGCGGAAACTGCGCAGTTCCTCCCAGACGCGGTCACACGGGCTGGCGCGAACGGCGTACGCATCGAAGGCGGCGCGCACCTGTCCGTCTCCATCGCGATCGGTGCGGCCATACCCTCCACCAGAGTCGGCCCGATGACCGTTGTTGATGGCAGGGGCGTCCACTGGGTCAGCTCCACCGAACCTCAACTACCCGACGAGCCACGACTTCGAATAGTTCGTGAATCCACGATCCCGTCTACCGCGCCGGCTCCCGGACGCCCGGACGTCGCCGCCTACATCGATCTTCAACATCCCCGAAGCGACGCCGCTTTCGACAATTACCTCACGGAGCACGCCGCCGAACTCGTAGCCTGGCAACACCTTGCCCCCACGCGCACCGGGTTGCTCGACGCGGCGGACGGGGGAACCATCGCCGCAGAAGCCGTCGCGCACATTCGAGAGCTCTCCATGACGAACGGGAACGCGGTAGTTCACCTGATGGTGCGCGGGCCGTTCGGCCTCGCCGTGCTGATAGGCAGGCTCACGAACACTCTCCGCGTCGTTGCGTACGAGTGGACTGACTCCGACGCCCCAGATGGTACTTTCATGCCTCCTCGATATGAGCCCATTGTGCAATTGCGCGCGTCGACGCCGGCCGGAGTGATCGAACGCGTCATCGTCGCCGACGCGGAGTGA
- a CDS encoding helix-turn-helix domain-containing protein → MNRSQDCLALTMKDAAKLVGVDYRTIKLGIESGTIPTIQLGPRRMIPRAGLLRAFGVVP, encoded by the coding sequence ATGAACCGGTCACAGGATTGCCTGGCTCTGACGATGAAGGATGCCGCGAAGCTCGTTGGCGTCGACTACCGCACGATCAAGCTCGGCATCGAGAGCGGGACCATCCCCACGATCCAACTCGGCCCGCGTCGGATGATTCCCCGCGCTGGGCTACTTCGTGCGTTCGGCGTGGTCCCATGA